The DNA segment tataactcacataggtctcaaacccatctccttcgatgcattgtctatcacatttcgtgatagtcccttcgtgaagggatctgccaggtttctcgctgtttggatgtaatccaacgttataactccggagtttcttaatttcctgacagacttcaatcgtcttttcacatgtctagacgatttcatattatccttagaactattcactttgacaattaccgtttgattgtcacagttcataaggatagccggcactggtttttcaacaataggcagatccattaatagatcacgcagccattctgcctcaacagtagcagtatccagtgccgtcagctctgcttccatggttgacctcgtcaaaatggtctgtttgcaagacctccatgaaacagcaccaccacccagtgtgaagatatatccactagtggctttgatctcatccacatcagagatccagttagaatcactataaccctctagtaccgcaggatacccagtatagtgaagccccaattccacagtacctttcagatagcgcattactcgctcaagcgcacgccagtgatcatctcctggattagaggtaaatcggctcaacttgctcacagcaaaggagatatcaggcctagttgcactagccaggtacatcaacgagccaatgatttgggagtattccagttgattcctagcaattctcttgttcttgcgaagcaataagctaggatcataaggtgttggagaaggcttactatcaatgtagccaaagcgattcaaaatcttctccacataatgagactgcaagagtgtaatcccattctcacctctaattaacttaatgtttaagataacatcagctactcccaaatccttcatatcaaaattttgagacaagaataatttaacctcatttatcacctcaaggtttgtcccaaatatcagtatgtcgtcaacatacaagcacaaaataactccctcacccccaccatggcgatagtacacacatttatctgcctcattgagtgcaaagcctgcagatgtcaatgttttgtcaaatttctcgtgccattgcttaggagcttgtttcagaccatacaaagacttcaacaatttgcacactttgccttcttgaccttcaactataaacccatcaggttgatccatatagatctcctcatccagctctccattaagaaaagctgtcttaacgtccatttgatgaacgagaagaccatgtgaggctgctagggaaagtagcacacgaattgtggtcaatctagcaacaggtgagtaagtgtcaaagaaatcttcgccttctttctgagtatagcccttagcaacaagccgagccttgtactttttaatagtaccgtcaggcctaagcttcttcttgaacacccacttgcaccccacaggtttacacccatagggtcgctctgtcacctcccaagtcccgttagcgataatggaatccatttcactacggacagcctccttccagtagtctgcatcaggagatgcatatgcttctgaaattgtcttaggagtgtcatccacgaggtacacagtgaaatcatcaccaaaagagttagccgtcctttgtctcttactccttcgaggagcttcattgacatcctcctcagagacatgttcatgtgtatgttcagtttgttctggttgtgtgattgaactgggaattatttcatagggttggttcgaaccactatgtgtatccttcattgggaaaaagctctcaaagaaggtagcatcacgagattccataattgtaccaacatgcatgtccggtacctcggatttaactattaaaaatctataggcaatgctatgatgagcatatcccagaaagacacagtccacagtcttgggtccaagtttgcgctttttcgttattggtacattgactttcgccaagcacccccatgtgcgcaaataagaaagtgatggttttctcccaatccatatctcatatggtgttttgtccttatttctgttaggaactctgtttaacacatgatttgaggtcaacaatgcctccccccaccatgccttaggcagtcccgcggtgtccaacatggcattcaccaagtcagtcagtgtgcggttcttcctttcagcaatccccttagactcgggagaatagggaggcgtcctctcatgtatgatgccatgttcctcacagaataagtcaaactcgttcgagaaaaactctccaccacgatcagacctaagcctttttatctttctgtcaagttaattttcaacttctgccttataaattttaaaatagtctagagcctcgtctttcgttttcaacaaatacacatagcaaaatttagtagcatcatcaatcaacgtcatgaaatatcgttttccacccttcgtcaacaccccattcatttcacaaagatctgaatgtaggagttctagtggtgccaagtttctctcctcggcagccttgtgaggcttgcgaggttgcttcgattgcacacaactatggcacttagaacctttgacaatgaaaaacttaggaattaaacacatgctggaaagccgagacatcaagccaaaattaatatgacataaacgtgagtgccaaacattagcctcatcatccacactgccacaaatatggttcacagacttattgcagaaatcagaaagggaaaagcggaacaggcctccgcactcataacctttaccaataaatatccatgtttagacacgactactttattagactcaaaaaccaacttaaatccgtctctagtcagacgggagccactaacaagattcctgtcgatagaagggacatgctgcacgttcttcagctgcacgatctttcccgaagtaaacttcagatctaccgtgccaacaccatgaacagaagcatgtgacccattccccattaggacggtggaaccccgtgcgacctgataagaagaaaacaatgagatgtcagcacaaacatgtacattggccccagtgtcaacccaccaattagtagactgattaactgaaaaaacagtaggtagattaccatacccgcttccatctccagtgttgccaatagtcacattagcagacttagaagtctgccctgcaggtgccttcatccccttgcgctgtggacacttcctagccagatgaccaacttggccacacacaaagcaagtcctctcatcctgattaggattgttgttgttcttcttctgcttcttgaagttggtggtctgctgagctttgtattttcccttgctcttgttctgggccttgtgcacaacattggcactggactgcccaccatcgcccttagacgcggcatccttttcccgagctttctcctcaacatcaagagacgctatcaacccctcaacggagtattcctgtctcttgtgtttgagtgcagtaccgaaacttctccaagatggaggtaatttcgcaataatgcacccggccacaaatttgtcgggtaagacacacttaaggagttcgagttccttagccatggtttgtatcttatgagcctgttcgaccacagaacggttgtcagccatcttgtagtcatgaaactgctccatgatatacagatcattgctagcatcagtagcaccgaatttagtatccagtgcatcccacaactccttagcgtcggtcatatgcatatacacctcgaccagacgatcgccaagaacgctaagaatgcatcccacaaagagagtagtggcttcctcgaattgcttctgctgttcagcagtaagaactccttcaggtttgccagtactcacccagaagcatttcatagctgtcagccacagagtgaccctgatctgccatctcttaaaatgcgcaccggtgaatttatccggcctcagtgcatcggcaaaaccagccatagtaaaatcacagtgcctataataaggtttttggattgttgagattataggcatataatgatttaatctattccataaataaatcatgacattacagatgaaaactagcatgaacgcatcattagatctacacatgtaagctacacagtataacatgaacagatcaaatatgcgcaacatattgaacacgtaccgaggtgacggaaagaccggctgcttggtcgaaacttttcgcaggcgtctacgaaggcacgaaacacgcgagcgaagaggaaggcgagccgtcgcgaacgaacagggagcagtcgcgcgaagcgcttcccaaaaaccttattgccgccttctcccggtgtaggacatcgaaggcagaggttccggagacctgctctcccgatcgccggtgcacgccggcgagcgagacggagtagtctacgagcgacggtgcagtacagagtaggaggcaaaccctagattgatttcacgtgtgttccgtgaagacggcaggtcggtttatatagagaagggtcgcttgatcagggcgcccgcacgatctctactgcgcgtaaccgaaccggataagtcgcgcgtaacttatccggactccacgccatttgcacgcaccgaatttttcggaacgtttccaaaacaaaaacgaatccgaatttgcagcaaaacaaaactgcaaaaggaggctgcatctgcgcaagggtgagaagccaatttttcggaccattcggcgagccaatttttcggaccattcggcGAGgtgagcgagcgcgcgcgtgtgtttcccctcttctctccaccacacatgcttcaagtggctaggagggcatcctcccttttaaggaggtccccctctcctagaataagcaaggtggtactaaactccacatgcatgccatcccatgaggtgggcttttgtgattttccaaagaattaatcttcgagtgggctaaggcccattcattaattccaacaactCTCACATTAATTATAAGAAATAAATTTTAACAATCAACAGGTAGCTACCAAATTATGTACAAGCTATCATTCTATGCAGGTTAGCTGGCCagacaattctttttttttttaaacaaatcaCAGCGGTGGGGAGAGGTTCCCCGCCTGAATTTATATTGCTCAAAAGATGTTGGTACAGAGGGGGTACAAATGTTAAAGGCATTATACAAAGCAGAGGAGAAGATATTTTGCCAAGCCATATACCGGTCTTCAGTCTTGAGTTTTTCAGCCCAGAGAAACGCGTCTGTCCTGCATCTCCGAATTGGTTCTGAAATCTGAAATTTGTTGGTTacagcaacattttttttttcagaggtaTAAATGTAAAGCATATTGTGATTTTTTGCACACGTAatctgtactccctccgtcctatgatataagggatttagaatggatgtgatacatcctcatctctagattcgtagtaccgTGATATATCACAACCACcctaaatctcttatattatgggacggatggagtatatgagGATATTAACATAAGACTAAAACTCATTTCCTGTTTCTTTCGGTAAAAAGTGGTGAGCATGAATGAAtgattaaaagtttaaattagAAGATCATGTGCACCTTATTCCACTATGAAGAAACTGACAGTGGGAAACAGATTATTTAATTTCAGACTGGATGTTATAACCAGCACCAAATCCAACTCTGGCTTCCCCGTAACTTCTGAGTAGCGGTTAGAGTTGTCTGTGTCAGGGGTTTCCTGTTCCTACCAAGTGCAGATTGGTTGTATGTTATAACCAGCACCAAGTCCATTCTGGATGTCGTTTGTCATGGGGTTTGGCTAATGACAGTATGTTTGATTGTGTGTTGAAATTGcactgaaaataaataaatcactTGGCTAATAATAAGGCCAGCCCATGATTTCATCCGCTTGACTTTTAAGTTGTGTAAAAATTATAGTActaaatgttactccctccatccacgaTTACAAGCACTTCTAGGTTGTTTACCAGAAATTAAGATTGAGTAGAGGACTTTGGTGACCCTCATTAAATGAGGGACCAGTAACGAAGCGGTATTTGCTTATAAAAAGGATTCAATCTATAATTGATCGAAGTAAAGAATGGATGAGGGTGAGATGTTGAATGTGGGTAGGACAtgaagaaatttgaatgggaGGTGGTTGATGAGACAAGTAGTACTCTggaatgcttatatttgtggagAAATttcaaatgcttatatttgtggacaaaGGGAACATTATAAATTGCCCAAATATTATCAAATTTGTTTTGTGACATCATTTCTAATCTTGGTGGAAAGGAgtggacaatttttttttaacacaacaCTTGATAATTACATGTACCAAGAGGCAAATGATTCCTCAAATCCTCTTTGAAATAAGAAACTTCAATATTCTTCAGCTTTATTGAATCATGACTTGTGAGGTTTGCACAAGAACTCAGTTACCTTAGAACGCCAACTAGATTCAAGAGAGGTCAGAAATCTTAGTGGTTATCTTAGTTTATGGAGAGGCTTCAACCAGCACCCATCAACACATCGGCACCCCCCTAATAGGGCTAAACATATACAGATGTGCGAACAGAGCAATGACACTTTGCAATTCTTGATCGCAAGATGTATGATCTGTGGTACAAAGAATATATCATAACTACTACACAATCTTCCTAATTTTACCCTGATTCTACCTAGGCGCAAAATGTGCAAAATGATTTACTCAACCAAGATCCACAATGAAGCAAAGAACATAAGGTTCATTCTGCAAGAAGTGAAAAGCTTATCTGCTCaatgatatatatttgtattatatTTATGCTCTAGTGGAAAATTAAGTTACATACTTGAAGTGAAAAAAAACTGTAGGTAACATGGATTACCGTCTTACCGATATGAAAGTTTGAGCACATTTGAAGTTTGCCAATTGAATCACCTGCCTGCAGAACAATATAATTGGTTGTAAGAGGCATACAAAAAGATAATCTTAAActtagagtaaagtccatcaccggttcctaaacttgtaccgctgtgtcatcctggtccctaaactcgcaaatcgacccttcatgtcctcaaacttgttcgactgtgtcatcccggtccctaaacttgcagatcactcatttaggtcctccaacttgtccAGTTGTATcaccccggtctctaaacttggatttgaatatcatctggatcaaataggacggtctaaagactctatatttaaaataattcaaaactttttcatgtgaactctaatgaagacaaactttatatcaaacttgtagccctcgacgcaatctacaactttgtagttgattttttttaattttaattcattttttgtcccaaaatgtaattttaaaattaaaatttcaaaatctataaatatgcaacaatattttgggaccctaaacagttttaattcaaaaacttttcaactacaaagttgtaggtcgcgtcgaggactacaattttaatataaagtttgtcttcattagagttcacatgaaaaagttatgaattattttttgatataaagtttttagaccgtcctgtttaagAACCGGGTGACACAActaaacaagttggaggacATAAATGAGTGATCTGCAAATtcagggaccgggatgacacagtcgaacaagtttaaggacctgaacggtcgatttgcgagtttagggaccagaataacacagcggtacaagtttagggaccggtgatagACTTTACTCTTAAACTTAATATACAGTCATACACTTTTAAGTAGGTGACAGGAAGTAACTCATAGAccaagaaaataaaatcaacttctacaaaaATAAGCATCCCACCAGCCACCTCTAATTGTTGCCTTTGTCcctcaaaacaaaaacaaaagggcTTCAAAAATATTGATGCAGTCAGCTTACCAGCAGATCTCACTTCACTAAGGAGCTCCATCGCAGTAATATGGTCAGCATCCTGTCCTGCACTTGCAACCTAAAGAAGGAAATCATGTAACAATTATAGATGAGCTCAGTCTGGCTGCTTAAATCGATAGCATGTTAAAATTGCATGGTTCTATGTTAGCATCAGTCAGACTTAGATGACAGTGGTTATAGAAGCTTTGGTCAAAGCCCTTGATACTTTACAAAAATTGATGTTTCTGGCAAATGACCACCCTTAAAAACTACTGACATTTATTTGACCATGACAGTTAGTCAAACAATACGAAAACAAAAATAGTACAAACAAGGATGAGAAGTGTACAGACAAGAATAACAGCTGTTGTGCAGGGCTGAAGAGGGGACCGGCTCCTCTGATTTAGCTCGTTCTAAGTCAGAGGCGCACAGTAATCTGTGTCTTGTGCTACAGACCTCGGACGTAGCACTGTAGCAACAGTGCTAAACAGTAGCGATTAATCTCGTGTGTTCGTTGTGGATCGGACAGCTGAAAATATCTACGTCAGACTACTGTAGCTCTCTGACTTAGAACGAGCTAAGTCAGAGGATCTCGTTCCGGCTGAAGAGATAATGGAGGTTCCAAGTCTTTGACTAGAACATCTGAAATTACAGTGCTGTCAGCCTCATACAAAAAAACAGCGCAGAAACATGTAAATAGTACTAATAACGTAGTGTCAAGACAGGTAGTGAATACTTAAAATTAGCGCCTATATTCTCTATGGCTTCTTTGCATTAACTGAACAGTACAATTATCCATGACATGCATGGTCCTGAAAACAGATTCTGCAATTATCAAGAGTGCTAAAGAAGAGAAATACAGGGTTAAAGGCGGAAAAAATGTCCAACAGGGGTTTCATTAAAGTTCATGCTTGGTTTCATTTTAGCATGTATATAAAAGGATTTATTCTAGCACTCAAATTTCCTCGCAAGAAAACCATGTAGCATCCAAATATATTGCTTTGCTCTGAGAGAACAAAATAATTGATCAATTTCACCCTCCTATAACATATTGTACAAGGAGAAGCTTTCACTCACTCCACAAAACGATATTAAGAGTGtaaagtctatatagaaatacaatttacaaataacaaaaattcgaaactaaaaaaaagtaatattggAAAATGAGTCTATAGTCCATATAttaatacaatttagaaattactaaaattcaagatttaaaaataaggaatattgaaagaaaggtttagagttcatatgggaataaaatttataaataacagaactttgaaaaaaaaggaatattgaaaaagaagtctagagtccatgtaggaatgcaattttaaaataaataaaatttagaattaaaaaataattaataactataaCGTATATACAATacattataaatattacacattggTTAGTTTGATCTACATAATTTAAAACTATattgtattttaatatattttaataataaatgtGAAAATATACATGTTATTATATgagaaaagagtaaattgcacccacggtgcaTTAACTTGGcgggtgggtgcaatttagtgcaATAACTTGAGAGATGAGCGTTTTAGTATAACAACTTAGCATAtatgtgcaatttagtatagaactttataagtgatcatATAAATGCGATAACTTGCAAGACATGTACggttttgatacaataaattaagaagttatgtgacaacttaattatttggagtatttttttatataaattcaatttttaagtacttattatGACAATATACTAGTGTGGATttgtataagcatatttatatttttatcctaataactaataaccaaaagtcaattaaacaggatatataaattattatatttatgctgatatttgagaaggtgaagaaaaaaagattcttaaaggtaattggatgtaaattgtatATGCAGTATAATTTTtgaagattaaattcaatattataagataatatccgtaggattactatgtaatggcatattgacatcgtgaaaaaaaactcacccagcatatgcttagccaagttgatataccaaaatactaaattgtcaagttcctgtactagaacgcacccacttatcaagttgttgcattccgatgttcaattctcaagttttTGCACTGtatcgcacccacctgccaagtgttgtaccgtgggtgcaatttactctatgaGAAAATATAACGATGCTAGTTGCACAATCTACACATGCCACCATGTTAGTTTATTAAAAGAGGAGTAAAGCTTGAACCCAGGTTAGCTAGCCCACACATTATAATGCTATAGGCTTGTAGCAGGAGACAAACATCATCCCCTATTCGATTGAAACACTTTTCTTGCCCACTGGCCAAAGAGGCTTTTACTTGTGGCACATACTTTTTAACTTAATGTGACAGGTAAACACTAAACGACCAGCACTAGGAGCCACTTAAGGCCACGCCATATGGTGCTAGCCAGAAGACCCTCGGACCTTTGTCACACCTTGTTCATCGTTCTGATGCATTCTGCTTTGCAGTACTTTCGCTAATTTGAATCTCCATGAGGTGGCCCAGGTGCCAGATCGATGCCAAGTCTCAATTTCTCACCTCCTTCTAGCAACATTTTTGCTGGTCTTAATTCTTAAACGTGAATATTAATTAAGCTGCTTATTTTCAAGACTGAAACTATGCATATAGAAACCTGCTTCTAGCAACTGTCCTTGCATGAAGATTGAGGACCTACAAGGCTCTCATGATCCTGCCAGGGTGCAAAGCTTCATAATTCATGGAAAATTCATAATACACAACCTAGGTCCATTATAACAATTGAACCTTAAAGTACAACATCACAGAAATTTCCAACACAAAAGACCAATTACATTCACTTGCAGTATCAATCATAGCTTGGATTCAAGAAAGGATTCTTCTCGTGATAGAAAGGGTTTGTGAAATGTTGACTGCTGCTAAGGCTGTCATGAACCTGATGCTGAGAGAATGCTCTCGGGTTGAAATTTTCGTCATGGCTGTCTCCGAAAGCAACCCAGCCATCACCGCCGGTGATGTCCCTCTGCTTCCCCATCTCTTCGACGTGCTCCTTGAACTCTTTCTTCGCCACGTTGATCACGTTGTCTCCGTGTTCATCGCACCATGCCCTGCAAAAACAGATACTATCATATCCGAATTTCTGAACAATGTCTGTTAAATCTGAATGATGACTGAATTGTGAAGTTTTCAGTACTTTGGGAAGAAGGTCTTGAGGTCAGATTTGTCCACTGGAAGCCTTGTTGAGATAGCCTCAATTTGCTGATCCCTACAATGATGCCAGAACATACATTTTACACACTTCAAACAACAGTAATTGATCGAAAAATTCACTGGCAAACAGACAGATTGAAACCTACGAAAAGTTCAAGTTTCGGTTGGTGGATGACAACTCAGCCTGAATCCTTGAAAGCTCTTTCTTTGTATTCTCCACCAAAACCTTCAGTAAGTTCAGATACAAAAAGCTCAGTTCAGTCCACTAATTCTGATACTCCCAAACAATGTGCACCTGCATAATCTGTTAActgaaactaaacacggtggAAAGATCAACCACTTTGCAATACCTTATCATTCGCCAAATCGGAAGCAAAATcatcgtcgccggtggccgtaTTCAGCTTCTTCTTGGCTCTCTTTGCATCCTTGGCAACAGCCAGGCTCGCCTCAAGCCGGCACTCACTGTACGAAGACCGCGGCGCAGCGTGCTCCGGCCGCTCACCGCCGGCCGTCGCGTCCTCGTTGCTTGCCTTCTTCCACTTCTTGAGACCATCGAACCCCCACGAactcttcttcttgctcttcGAGGTATCCTTCTCCTGATCTGCGCCTTCCATGGACGCCACCGCGGGCTCCTTGTTCTCGCTGCCATTCCCGCCGTTGTGGAACATCGCCGTCAGgtgcctcctcttccccttctcggTCTTGGCGGAGGGCATGGCTTCAGACGGCGAGCTCTCGGCCATGAGGACGGATGAGGCGTTCTTGCTGTTGTTCTGGTCGACGGGGGCCAACGGTGGCCTCGATGCGTCCTGCTCCTTCTTGCCTCTGCTCTTCCATGGCGGGACGAAGGCCTTGTGCTTCGGCTTGtcggaggccgccgcggcggggggcgGGTCCTGGAGATCGATCTCCGACCACTCCTccacggacgacgacgaggctgctgccgccgccgccgctgaagccgcggcgccatcgccgacgTCCGCGTCGGGGcagtcgacgacgacgccgaacGCCGCGAGGCGCTGCACGAGTGGGCTCTTGGTGGAGTTGTACTCCGCCGGCGAGATGCACTTGGCGTACAAGAGCTCCTGCATAAGGAGAAGGGAGAAGCGTTCGATCAATTGCTCGCTCGGATTGGagggaggtagaagaagaaggCGATGTGGGTGGGTAGTACCtggaggaagaggagcttgTCGCGGAGGATGGCGGGCTGGTCGGGGTGcgcgggcgggggcggggcggcggcgagggtggcgagcATGTCGGCGCGGAAGGCTTCGACGTCGGAGGTCGGGACGATGCCCTCGCGGTGGAGCGCGGTGAGGTGGAGGATGCGGTGGAACGATTCCTGCTGCCACTTGAGCGCGTCGGCGTGGCGCCTCGCCGCGGCCTGGTcggcggtgaggcggcggccggaccTGAAGCCGCCGAAGGGGAGGATGGACTTGCACAGCGACGCGATGGTGTCGTGCAGGCCCGAGTAGTACGTCGGCGTGTACGTGTACCCCATCGTCAAcgactcgtcggcggcgagctgctgctgctgctgctgctgctccggtgGGCTCAGGCGAGGCGAGACGAGGAAGGgagcgtgagagagagagggagaatgGGAGATGGacagatggtggtggtgagagAGTGAAGGGGAACGGGTTTTGTTGGGCTACGGCCCAACGGTtggggagaagggaggaggaactAGCCGTTGTGTTGAATCTGCAGCTGCAAGTGGGCCCGTTCGCCACGAGGCCAAGAAGCTTCTTCGCCTAACATGTTGATCTCAGCCGTTCAACGACTGATCCAATGGTTGGTCGGGGAGACATCACGTTTACCGGAGTATCCGCTACTATCATGTAAATTAAAGAGCAAGTgatccctctgtttcatatttgtttacctttttttttcatatttaaattttatgaaGCTTGAccaagtttaa comes from the Oryza glaberrima chromosome 9, OglaRS2, whole genome shotgun sequence genome and includes:
- the LOC127784056 gene encoding uncharacterized protein LOC127784056, which produces MGYTYTPTYYSGLHDTIASLCKSILPFGGFRSGRRLTADQAAARRHADALKWQQESFHRILHLTALHREGIVPTSDVEAFRADMLATLAAAPPPPAHPDQPAILRDKLLFLQELLYAKCISPAEYNSTKSPLVQRLAAFGVVVDCPDADVGDGAAASAAAAAAASSSSVEEWSEIDLQDPPPAAAASDKPKHKAFVPPWKSRGKKEQDASRPPLAPVDQNNSKNASSVLMAESSPSEAMPSAKTEKGKRRHLTAMFHNGGNGSENKEPAVASMEGADQEKDTSKSKKKSSWGFDGLKKWKKASNEDATAGGERPEHAAPRSSYSECRLEASLAVAKDAKRAKKKLNTATGDDDFASDLANDKVLVENTKKELSRIQAELSSTNRNLNFSDQQIEAISTRLPVDKSDLKTFFPKAWCDEHGDNVINVAKKEFKEHVEEMGKQRDITGGDGWVAFGDSHDENFNPRAFSQHQVHDSLSSSQHFTNPFYHEKNPFLNPSYD